In the Acidimicrobiales bacterium genome, TGTGCTCGTTCGCCCTGATGTTCCTGGCCGACCGGCGGGCGGCGCTGGAGGAGATGCGCCGGGTGCTGGTGCCCGGGGGAGCGGTGGTGCTCAGCACCTGGGCGGCGGCCGACCGGAGCCCGGGCTACGCGGCGATGATCGCCCTGCTCGACCGCCTGTTCGGGGCCGAGGCAGCCGACGCGCTGCGGGCGCCGTTCTGCCTCGGCGACGCCGGCGAGCTGCGGAGCCTGGTGGGCGCGGCGTTCCCCGACGTGGTGGTGGGGGAGCACCCGGGGGTGGCCCGGTTCGCGTCGGTCGACGCCTGGGTGCTGACCGACGTGAAGGGCTGGACGCTGGCCGACATGATCGACGACGAGCAGCTGGAGCGGCTCCTGTCCGCGGCCCGCACCGAGCTCCGGGGGTTCGTCGCCGAAGACGGGACCGTCCGCTTCGCGGCTCCCGCCCTCGTCGCCGCGGCGAGGAGAGCCTGACCAGCTGGCACACCCGGCCCCGGTGGCCGCCGCCTTCCGCCGGGTGCATCGGGCCTGGCTGGGCATTTGGGGTTACGGTGGGTGCGTGAACGCCGAGGCGGCGGGCACGTTCCCGACCACCTACTGGCACCGCCTACCGGACGGGCGGGTGCAGTGCGACGTCTGCCCCCGGCACTGCCGGATGCAGGAGGGGCAGCGGGGGCTCTGCTTCGTCCGGGGCCGGGTGGGCGACGAGGTGGTGCTGCTGACCTACGGCCGCTCGTCGGGCTACTGCGTCGACCCGATCGAGAAGAAGCCGCTCAGCCACTTCTACCCGGGCACGTCGGTGCTGTCGTTCGGCACCGCCGGCTGCAACCTGGCCTGTCGCTTCTGCCAGAACTGGGACATCTCCAAGTCGAAGCAGATGGACACCCTGGCCGACGCGGCGTCGCCCGAGGCCATCGCCAAGGCGGCCGTGGAGCTGGGCTGCCACAGCGTCGCCTTCACCTACAACGACCCGACGATCTTCCTCGAGTACGCCATCGACGTGGCCGACGCCTGCCATGAGGTGGGCGTGAAGGCCGTGGCGGTGACGGCCGGCTACATCGACCCCGAGCCCCGGCGCGACTTCTACGCCCACCTCGACGCCGCCAACGTCGACCTCAAGGGCTTCACCGAGGAGTTCTACAAGCGGGTGTGCGTCGGCCACCTCGAGCCGGTGCTGGAGACCCTCGAGTACCTGCGCCACGAGACCGACGTGTGGTTCGAGATCACCACGCTGCTGATCCCCGACCGCAACGACAGCGACGAGGAGCTCGACCGGCTCACCACCTGGGTCGCCGAGCACCTCGGGCCCGACGTGCCGCTGCACTTCACGGCCTTCCACCCCGACTTCAAGATGACCGACGTCGCCCACACGCCGCCGGCGACGCTGCGCCGTGCCCGGGAATGGGGCCAAAGAAACGGTCTGCACCACGTCTACGTGGGGAACGTCCATGACGTGGAGGCATCCAGCACCTACTGTCCCGGCTGTGGGGAGCGCGTGATCGAGCGCGACTGGCACCTGCTGGGCGACTGGCGGCTCGACGACGAGGCCCGCTGCCAGGGTTGCGGCACGCTGGTCGCCGGGCGCTTCGACGGACCACCCGGTCGCTGGGGACGGCGCCGGCTACCCGTGCGGCTCGCCGCACACGGGGATTAGCAGGGGCGCGGAGGGGGAGCGAGCGATGACGGCGACAGTGGCTGGCGGGGTGCGACCCGCAGCGGTCGCCGGGATGTTCTACCCCGCCGACCCCGGCCAGCTGCGCGACACCGTCGCCGCCTGCGTGGGGCGGATCGGACGGGTGGGGGAGGAGACCGACGACGTCGCGCCCGCACCGAAGGCCGTGATCGCCCCCCACGCCGGCTACCGCTACTCGGGCCCGACCGCCGGCTCCGCCTACCGGTCGATGCTGCCCCGCCGGGGCGAGGTCGAGCGGGTGGTCGTGGTGGGCCCGGCACACCGGGTGCGGGTGGCGGGCGTGGGTCTCAGCTCGGCCCGGGCCTGGGCCACGCCGCTGGGCGACATGGAGGTCGACGTGTCGATCTGCGCCGACCTGTCGGAGCTGCCGGGCGTGGTGATCGCCGACGACGCCCACGCCCCCGAGCACAGCGTCGAGGTGCACCTGCCGTTCGTCCGGGAGGTGTTCGGCCCGGTGCCGGTGGTCCCGCTGGTGGTCGGGGGCGCCGACGCGGCGTTGCTGGCCGGGGTGCTCGACGCCGTGTGGGGCGGGCCGGAGACGGCGATCGTCGTGTCGTCGGACCTGAGCCACTACCTCGACGACCGGACGGCCCGGGAGCGCGACCGGCGCACCTCCACCGCCATCGTGGAGGGCCGTCCCGCCGACATCGGCCCGCACGACGCCTGCGGCTACCTGCCCATCGGCGGCCTGCTCACCGCGGCGCTGCCCCGGGGCCTGGCGCCCCGGTCGCTCGAGCTGACCACCTCGGCCGACACCGCCGGCGACACCACCCGGGTGGTCGGCTACGGGGCGTTCGCCCTGCTGCCGCCGCTGCCGGTCGGCGCCGACGAGACCCGCTGGCTGGCCGAGCTGGCGGCCCGGGCCATCCACCACGAGCTGCGCACCGGCCGCCCCTACCCGCTGGCCGACGCCGAGGTGCCGGAGGCGGCGCGCAGCCCGGGCGCGTCGTTCGTCACCCTGGAGCGGGGGTCGGAGCTGGTGGGCTGCATCGGGTCTCTCGACGTCCGCCGGGCGCTGTGGCGCGACGTGGCCCGCAACGCCCGCGGTGCCGCCTTCGAGGACCCCCGCTTCCCGCCCCTGGCCGACGCCGACCGGGCGGGGCTCCGCGTGGAGGTGTCGGTGCTGTCGCCGCCCCACCTGCTGCGGGCGTCGTCGCCGGAGGAGGTGGCCGCGGCGCTGCGCCCGGGGGTCGACGGCCTGGTGCTGACCGCCGGCGACCGCCGGGGCACCTTCCTGCCCGACGTGTGGGCGAAGATCCCCGAGCCGGCCGACTTCGTCCGGGAGCTGGTCCGCAAGGCCGGCTGGGACACCCCGTGGACGAGCGACGCCCGGGCCTGGCGCTACACCACGACCCGGGCGTCGGTCCCCCTCGACTGAGGCCGTTGTGTCTTCGCTCAGTCGGCTATGGCCGACTGAGCGAAGACAGAAGCGGGGGTTAGAAGCCGAACTCCGCGAAGTCGGCCACGTTGTCGGCGGTGACGGTGGTGGCCGGCAGCTCGATGCGGCTCGGCACGTCGGGCTCGACCAGCTCCTCGAAGCCCTCACCGAGGGCGATCAGCCGGGCGACCCGCACCGCGGAGGCCGACATCGACGGGTTGTAGAGGAACGTGGCGGCGTAGAGCCCGCCCGCCTCGATGCGCTCCATGGCCGCGCTCGACCCGCCGGCGCCGGTGAGGATCATCTCGTCCTCGCGGCCGGCGTTCTCGATGGCGGACACCACGCCCATCGCCATGTCGTCGTCGTGGGTGTAGACGGCGTCGATGTCGGACTCGGCCTGGAGGATCGCCTCCATCACCTCGAGGCCCTGGTCGGGCAGGAAGTCGGCGGGCTGCTGGGCGACGATCTGGATGCCGTCGCCGCACAGCTGCTCGATGGTGTCGGCGAAGCCGGCGGAGCGCTGCTCGGTGACCGAGATGCCAGCGATGCCCTGGATCTCCACCACGTTGCCCTGGCAGTCGAGCTGCTCGGCGAGGAAGTTCCCGGCCGAGACGCCGATGCCGTAGTTGTCGCCGCCGATCCACGTCCGGTACGCGGCCTTCGTGGAGAACTCCCGGTCGACGTTCACGACGGGGATGCCCTGCTCCATCGCCTCCAGGGCCACGGGGGTGAGCGGGTCGCCCTCGTGGGGCAGGATCACCAGCACGTCGGGGTCGTCGGCGATGAGCTGCTCGACCTGCGACACCTGGGCCGCCGAGTCGTTGGTGCCTTCGAGCAGGATGAACTCGACGTCGTCGTGGAGCGCCGCCTCCTCCTCGGCGTTCTCGGTGAGGGCGGCGAGCCAGCCGTGGTCGTCGCCCGGAGCGCTGAAGGCGATCTTGACCGTCTCGCCCTCCTGGACGGCACCGCCGCCGCTCGCCTCCTCGGAGTCTTCCTCCGAGTCGGCGTCGTCGTCGCCGCTCTCGCAGGCGGCGAGCGTGAGCGCGATGGCGGTCAACCCACCGAGAAGTCGTTGCTGTCGTCTGTTGCGCATTGTCGGGATCCCCCTTGTTTCTTCGACGGTGGCCCCGGACGTGCTCAGAGGTCGCGGCGCTGGAGCGCGGCCGCGGCGAGGATGATCACGCCCTTGGTCAGTTGCTGGAGCTCGCTGGGCATGTCGAGCAGGTTGAGCAGGTTGAACACGAGGCCGAACGTGATCACCCCGAGGAAGGTGCCGGTGATCGTGGCCCGGCCGCCGGCGAGGCTCGTCCCGCCGATGACCACCGCGGCGATGGCGTCGAGCTCGAGGAGGTTCCCCGACACCGGTGAGGCGCTGCCGAGGCGCCCGCTCAGCAGCACGGCGGCGATGCCGACGCACAGCCCGGAGAGCACGTAGACGCTGGTGACGACCCACGACAGCCGGATGCCGGCCATGCGGGCGGCCTCGCGGTTGCCACCGACGGCGACGACGTGGCGGCCGTAGCGGGTGCGGTTGAGCAGCACCCAGCCGCCCACGGTGACGGCCACGAAGACCAGGGCGGCGTTGGGGATGCCGAGGGTCTTGCCCCGGCCGATGTCCCGGACGATGTCGAGCTCGAGCAGGCTGATCGGCGTCTTGTCGCTCATCCAGAGGGCCAGGCCGCGGGCGCCGGCGAACATGGCGAGCGTGGCGATGAACGGCACGATGCGGCCGTAGGAGATGGCGACGCCGTTGACCAGGCCGAGCAGCAGCCCGAACCCGATGGCACCGAACATGAACGGGAGCGACTGCTGCTCCCCGGCCAGGCCGCCGGCGATCGACGCGGCCGCCAGCATCGAGCCGACCGACAGGTCGATGCCGCCGGTGGCGATCACGAAGGTCATGCCGACGGCGACGACGCCGGTGACGCTGACCTGGGTGAGGACGGTGAGGAGGTTGTCGCGGGTGAGGAAGG is a window encoding:
- a CDS encoding methyltransferase domain-containing protein, which gives rise to MADRDGEHGQVTATAAEVYEEFFVPALFGQWGPALLDAAGLRVGDRVLDVGCGTGTLARAAQRRSAVATGIDVNEGMLAVARRVGPEVEWRQGAAEELPFATGSFEVVVCSFALMFLADRRAALEEMRRVLVPGGAVVLSTWAAADRSPGYAAMIALLDRLFGAEAADALRAPFCLGDAGELRSLVGAAFPDVVVGEHPGVARFASVDAWVLTDVKGWTLADMIDDEQLERLLSAARTELRGFVAEDGTVRFAAPALVAAARRA
- the amrS gene encoding AmmeMemoRadiSam system radical SAM enzyme, with translation MNAEAAGTFPTTYWHRLPDGRVQCDVCPRHCRMQEGQRGLCFVRGRVGDEVVLLTYGRSSGYCVDPIEKKPLSHFYPGTSVLSFGTAGCNLACRFCQNWDISKSKQMDTLADAASPEAIAKAAVELGCHSVAFTYNDPTIFLEYAIDVADACHEVGVKAVAVTAGYIDPEPRRDFYAHLDAANVDLKGFTEEFYKRVCVGHLEPVLETLEYLRHETDVWFEITTLLIPDRNDSDEELDRLTTWVAEHLGPDVPLHFTAFHPDFKMTDVAHTPPATLRRAREWGQRNGLHHVYVGNVHDVEASSTYCPGCGERVIERDWHLLGDWRLDDEARCQGCGTLVAGRFDGPPGRWGRRRLPVRLAAHGD
- the amrB gene encoding AmmeMemoRadiSam system protein B, yielding MTATVAGGVRPAAVAGMFYPADPGQLRDTVAACVGRIGRVGEETDDVAPAPKAVIAPHAGYRYSGPTAGSAYRSMLPRRGEVERVVVVGPAHRVRVAGVGLSSARAWATPLGDMEVDVSICADLSELPGVVIADDAHAPEHSVEVHLPFVREVFGPVPVVPLVVGGADAALLAGVLDAVWGGPETAIVVSSDLSHYLDDRTARERDRRTSTAIVEGRPADIGPHDACGYLPIGGLLTAALPRGLAPRSLELTTSADTAGDTTRVVGYGAFALLPPLPVGADETRWLAELAARAIHHELRTGRPYPLADAEVPEAARSPGASFVTLERGSELVGCIGSLDVRRALWRDVARNARGAAFEDPRFPPLADADRAGLRVEVSVLSPPHLLRASSPEEVAAALRPGVDGLVLTAGDRRGTFLPDVWAKIPEPADFVRELVRKAGWDTPWTSDARAWRYTTTRASVPLD
- a CDS encoding substrate-binding domain-containing protein, with translation MRNRRQQRLLGGLTAIALTLAACESGDDDADSEEDSEEASGGGAVQEGETVKIAFSAPGDDHGWLAALTENAEEEAALHDDVEFILLEGTNDSAAQVSQVEQLIADDPDVLVILPHEGDPLTPVALEAMEQGIPVVNVDREFSTKAAYRTWIGGDNYGIGVSAGNFLAEQLDCQGNVVEIQGIAGISVTEQRSAGFADTIEQLCGDGIQIVAQQPADFLPDQGLEVMEAILQAESDIDAVYTHDDDMAMGVVSAIENAGREDEMILTGAGGSSAAMERIEAGGLYAATFLYNPSMSASAVRVARLIALGEGFEELVEPDVPSRIELPATTVTADNVADFAEFGF
- a CDS encoding ABC transporter permease, which gives rise to MSTPATLDVDAGSAAPTPQAWRRIQLQEAALPVVVVLLLVAGTITDREAFLTRDNLLTVLTQVSVTGVVAVGMTFVIATGGIDLSVGSMLAAASIAGGLAGEQQSLPFMFGAIGFGLLLGLVNGVAISYGRIVPFIATLAMFAGARGLALWMSDKTPISLLELDIVRDIGRGKTLGIPNAALVFVAVTVGGWVLLNRTRYGRHVVAVGGNREAARMAGIRLSWVVTSVYVLSGLCVGIAAVLLSGRLGSASPVSGNLLELDAIAAVVIGGTSLAGGRATITGTFLGVITFGLVFNLLNLLDMPSELQQLTKGVIILAAAALQRRDL